The genomic interval GAGTCCTTCCCGTTGATCATCGACAGGCTCGTCTCCCCGGGGCACCCGAGCTTTCGGAGGGAGAGCGCTGGGGTCTGCTCTCGGATCGTTCGCCACAGCGCGTCGACGTACCCCTGTCGCGTGGAGCCCCTTCCTGGCTGGTACCCCGTCGCGAGAGAGTCCCCGAGCGAGAGGTAGAAGAGCCTGTCATCGGTCCCCGCGCCCGCTGCAGCGAGATCTCCGGCGCCCAGCGAGAGGGCCACCGCGGCCGCGATGATCGCTGCAGATGACCTCCATATCGGGTGTCGCTTCCCTCGCGCACCGGGATCGAGACTCCGCATCCGGGTCCGGTCGCGTTTCGGTCGCGCGGGTCGCATGGGCCCCTCCTTCAGGTCGCTGGACGACGACGACGGTAGGCGGGCGCACGAGGCGGCCGCATCGATGACAACCCGCGCCGTCGACGGGGGGTAACCCCGATGACTCCGGACACGGGAGGTGGCAGGATGAGCGACGCCCGCGAACGATGCCGTCGACCGAGGCCGCATGGGAAGGGGCTCAGTGAACAGGCCGATCAGGGCGATCGCGCTCGCGATACCGACGCTCGCGATGCTGCTGGTCATCGCGTCCGCCGTCCTGTTCACCCAGGACGGCGTCTTCGGCGGCGATCCCGTCTCCAACGCGCTCGGCCTGGTGGGGATCGGCTGCTACGTGGTGATCGGCGGGTTGATCGCGTGGCGCCTTCCAGAGAACGCCTGTGGGTGGCTCCTGCTCCTGGTCGGCGCCGGGCTCGCGGCCGCCGTGTTCTCGGACGCGCTGGCGACGTATGCGCTGCGAGAGGGCTTCGTGACGCTCGCGTCGTGGGCGGATTGGGCGAACGCGGTGCTCTTCTTCGTGACCCTCGCGGGGATCCCGCTCTACCTCCTCGTGTTCCCAACGGGGCGTCCTCCGTCGCCGCGCTGGCGGCCGGTCGCGATCGTCGTCATCGCCATAGCGGTTGTGGGAACGCTCGTCACCGTGCTGGCGCCCTCGGGCGACGTCGAGGTCGAGAATCCCATCGTCGTGGCCAGCATCGCGCCGGCGCTGGAGGCGCTGAGAGCCGCGCTCACGTTCGCGTTCGTCGCGGCTGCGGTGCTCTGCGTGGCGTCGCTCGTCGTTCGATGGCGGCGGGGCGTCGGGCTGGAACGGCAGCAGCTTCGGTGGCTCGTCGCCGTCGGGGTGCTGGCCGCGGCGCTGCTGTTCGGCGCGATCGCCTTTGGCGCGCTCGGCCTCCATCGGATCGGTGACCCGCTGGGAGTCGTGTTCGTCCTGGCGCTGACCACCGGCCTTCCGCTCTCGGCGGGCATCGCGCTGCTGAAGCATCACGTCCACGGCATCGAGGTCGTGGCGAACCGCTCGATCGTGTACGGCGCCCTCGCGGCCCTCATCACGTCGATGTACGCGGTCGTGGTGGCCGGGGCCGGGACCCTCGTCGGTCGCAGCGAGCGTTCGAACGTCCTGCTGGCGGTCGCCGCGACGGTCGCGGCCGCCATCATCGTCCATCCCGCCAGGCAGGGAGCCCAGCGATTCGCCGACCGGATCATCTACGGAGATCGGGCTTCCCCGTTCGAGCTCGTCTCGACGTTCTCCGAGCGACTCGGCGCGGCGTCGTACGACGATGCC from Actinomycetota bacterium carries:
- a CDS encoding histidine kinase; the protein is MNRPIRAIALAIPTLAMLLVIASAVLFTQDGVFGGDPVSNALGLVGIGCYVVIGGLIAWRLPENACGWLLLLVGAGLAAAVFSDALATYALREGFVTLASWADWANAVLFFVTLAGIPLYLLVFPTGRPPSPRWRPVAIVVIAIAVVGTLVTVLAPSGDVEVENPIVVASIAPALEALRAALTFAFVAAAVLCVASLVVRWRRGVGLERQQLRWLVAVGVLAAALLFGAIAFGALGLHRIGDPLGVVFVLALTTGLPLSAGIALLKHHVHGIEVVANRSIVYGALAALITSMYAVVVAGAGTLVGRSERSNVLLAVAATVAAAIIVHPARQGAQRFADRIIYGDRASPFELVSTFSERLGAASYDDALPQMARLVADGIGADEVRVWLRTGAELRSASCWPAAVAGPPPPAMRLVDDEPPSLEHPAFPVRYQGTLLGAITVKMPPQEPMTPATERLLEGLASQAGLVVRNASLVEELQVSRERLVTSHDEVRRRLERDLHDGAQQRLVTLSMDLRLARSRAAASGDAELSSSLETAEGELARSLAELRELARGIHPAILTQNGLGAALRSLAERSPVPVELRCVPDGRFADPVEATTYFLVSEALANVAKHAGASHASVTVRGGVDRLEIEVSDDGSGGASIEGGTGLRGLADRVAAVGGRMDLRSVPGAGTTVLAEIPCE